GTGCGAGATGCTCAGGCTTGTTCGTGATTAACTAAACCCTTATTTATTTTTGAGTTTACGCAGCATTTCTGAAGCTTCAAAAGCGGAGTCTGCTGTCGCAATTTTTTGGGCACAAAGAAGGCTGACTTTGTTGTTGCAGTATGGGCAAGTTTTGGTTTTTTGGCTGTGTTTAGCCAGCATCAATTTGCCGCATTTGGGGCATTTTACAATGTGGGTTATTGGCATTTTTGCGGTTGCTTCCGAAAGGCTTTTCCACATACAAGTAGATAAGGATTAGTTAATTGGAAATAGGGAGCGAGCGCTGTGGCTAGTGAAGAAAAGGTTAGGTTCCGTTTGATGGATTTGGCCCTTCGATACTTCAAGAAGGAAGGATACAAGGTTAACGGTGAAGACGTTTATTTGGAAGGTCACAGTGGCGTGACTAGACATTTTGATTTGATTGTTCAGAAGGGGCGACTTGAGCAGGGTGTTTGGGTGCGTGATTGGAACCGCACGATTGGGGTTAATGTAATTATAACTTTAGATACAGCTTCTGAGGATGTGGACCTGTCCAGTCCAATAATGATTGGAGAGAAATTTAGTGACCATGCCAAATCGTATTCGAATCGGCGTAAGATTACTCTGTTAACCAAGCAGAAGTTGGGCAGTTTTCGTTGAGTTTAGGCTTTTAGGTATTGTTCGGTTATTCCTTCGCGCTCAAGCATGCTTATCCAGTCGATGTGGCCGCTGTAGCATTTTTTGCGTTTCTCTAAGACATCTATGATTTCGTTAACGATTTGGTCTGTTGTTTTCTCTGTGGTATCTATTTCGCAGACTTTGCCTTTTTGATTTTCGAGCGCTTCGATTAGGCATGCGTCGAGGATTTCAGCACTTAGGTTTTCCCAAAGCTTTTGTTTTTCGAATCCGCAGTTTTGCATTTGTTGTTTTAAGTGCTTTGGATTTTTGCGCAGAACGAACACGTGGGTTGTTTGGTTTTGTGGTGTGACTGCAGCTGCGTAGTGTCCATCAATGATTACATCAACGTTTTCGAGGGAATCTATTGTTTTCGCGAGTTTTGTCTTCATTGCTTTTTCATCAATTATGGTGGTTTTGCGTTCTTTGTCTTCACCTATTGTTAGATTGTTTTCTTTAGCGTATTTTGTAAGGTTGATGTAGTGCGCGTTTAGTTTTTGTGCAAGCTGTTTTGCAGTGGTTGTTTTCCCTGTGCATGGTGTGCCTGTGATTAGGATTACACGTTTCATAGGGGATTGTTGGTAGGTGTGGTAGTTATCAGTTATGCTTTTTTAAAAGAGGTAAAATGAAAAGAATAGTGCTTAACGGGCATATTACTTGTTTGTCATTTCGTTGATTTGTTGCTCCATCGCATGTCCACGACATAAGATTGTGGCTTTTTGCACACCTGGCACTTTTTTTGCTGCTTCCCGTAAGTCGACGGCTAGTTTGAAAGCTATTGGACAAAATGGGCTTGTTGGAACGAATTCAACAGTTACGTTGCCGGGTGTTGTTTCTTTTACGCTAAGAATCATTTGCATTTCTTCGAAGGTTTGACCAGTTTCTGGGTCTTGCACGTTGCCGACTGCTTTGCGGACTTGGTCTTCTAATTCGGTCATTTCTTTAGCCTCAAGCATGTGGTGAAAGAAATATGAAGAGGATAGCATATAAACTGATTGATGGAAGTTGAGTTGCGGCGATTTAGCGGTGATATGATTGGTCTTTGATGATTCCTGTATCTTCTGTAAAATCGTGCAAAAACAGGCGCACTCAAGCGTAATCTATGAAGATGAGGCAGTGATGGCTTTTCTTGATATTCGACCGCTAAATCTTGGCCACACTTTAGTTATCCCTAAAATTCACTATGCAGATATTTTTGATGTCCCAGAGGAACTATTGAGCCGTATCTACGAAATTACTAAACTGGTTTCTTCCGCCGTCAAAAAAGCAACAAAGGCGGATGGCATAAGCATCATCCAACAAAACGGTAAAGCAGCAGGGCAAGACATTTTTCATCTACATGTGCATGTGGTTCCACGGTTTGAGGGGCAGGTACTGCCGCATTTTAGCGACCTAAAAGTGGTTGAGCGCTCAAAACTTGAAGACATGGCAAAAAAAGTCAGACAGCACCTATAAACTATCCATTTTTGTTGCTCTGCCATAGACCTATCCCCCTATTTAAAGGCGGATTTTTCAACATGTTTTGTGGACACAAAACCTTCAAAAGCACTCACTTTATAGGTTTAATTTATCGAAACTCGGCGAACCTTATATATCCATGCGTCAGAGACAACGTATGGGTATTTTGCGCGAAGTTATGACGTGGATAATGGGTTGACCGTTAGGCTTTTTCAGTTAATTAGTGCTCATTTACAAGTTTTTAAATGTTGACTTTGTTGTTTTTCTCAAGTTTGCTTTTTGATTATTCATTGAATTGCTGCTTTTCTATGCTGGTTGGTTTTGTAAATGAAGCGAAAAATTCTCGAATGGTCAATTTTAACATTAAAAAGTTAAAAAAACTCTTAGTATAGACTGTTGAAATTAATGGAAATAGTGCACTAAACTTGTTTTTGCTTAACCGTGCCACTCCGACTTACGAAGTCGCGCTTGTTGAAAAATCTGCTTTGGAAAACGGCGACTTTCAACGGGGAAACAATAGACAGCTATTCCAAAAAGCACTAATTCCACACTTTTAAAACAGGTTGTAAAAAATGAAGGCGAATAAAAACCTCGTGGGGTATGTAAGCTTTTTTATAGAAACCATCACCCGAAGGTGCAATTAGCAAGTATCCCCTTGTTCAAGCCTCAACAGTTGGCAAAAAATACTTAACGTTTCCGCAACCCTTGCAGATAACAGCTATTCCTAAAAAATCAATCTCTATCTGTTCGGCTATGTCGTGGCACTTCTTGCAAGGTTTGCCTTTTAATAGATTAAGTTTTAGCGTATCAGCGCAATACATGAGCACATCGGGATCGTCTTGTTTTTCTCGTCTTAGTGTCATAAAAAAATAGTAGTGATGATGTTTTTTTAAGATTTTGCCTGTTCTTTTCTACTTGTAAACGCAGGCGGTGGTTAAGTTTCCGTAAGGCTTGGTACTTTTCAGCTCTGCGTCTTGCTTGGTAGCTTACCAAGCCATCACATGAAGGCAAAGAAGCAGCTTGTAATTATGCGGGGCAATCGTCACAGGGCAAAGTTGGTTTTTGCAATAGCGTAAGTGGGTTTCCAGAAAGCATTATACTAAAAACTCATTAAATATTTGAACGGATAATGTTAGAAAGACTGATGGCATTAAATCGTTTAGGGCTTTCAAAAATGTGTTTGGTTGATGCTTTCGTATACCATTTAAGAAGATTAACATATGAAATGGTCTTTT
This genomic stretch from Candidatus Bathyarchaeota archaeon harbors:
- a CDS encoding HIT family protein, which produces MVFDDSCIFCKIVQKQAHSSVIYEDEAVMAFLDIRPLNLGHTLVIPKIHYADIFDVPEELLSRIYEITKLVSSAVKKATKADGISIIQQNGKAAGQDIFHLHVHVVPRFEGQVLPHFSDLKVVERSKLEDMAKKVRQHL
- a CDS encoding iron-sulfur cluster assembly protein; this encodes MTELEDQVRKAVGNVQDPETGQTFEEMQMILSVKETTPGNVTVEFVPTSPFCPIAFKLAVDLREAAKKVPGVQKATILCRGHAMEQQINEMTNK
- a CDS encoding adenylate kinase family protein, with protein sequence MKRVILITGTPCTGKTTTAKQLAQKLNAHYINLTKYAKENNLTIGEDKERKTTIIDEKAMKTKLAKTIDSLENVDVIIDGHYAAAVTPQNQTTHVFVLRKNPKHLKQQMQNCGFEKQKLWENLSAEILDACLIEALENQKGKVCEIDTTEKTTDQIVNEIIDVLEKRKKCYSGHIDWISMLEREGITEQYLKA
- a CDS encoding DUF1922 domain-containing protein; translation: MPITHIVKCPKCGKLMLAKHSQKTKTCPYCNNKVSLLCAQKIATADSAFEASEMLRKLKNK